The following proteins are co-located in the Telopea speciosissima isolate NSW1024214 ecotype Mountain lineage chromosome 9, Tspe_v1, whole genome shotgun sequence genome:
- the LOC122638585 gene encoding cysteine-rich repeat secretory protein 38-like, whose product MEVEAIRDGLLLARSLNLQHILIHSDSRSVIACVNRATAAPDWAVRSIVDYIRSLLSSFANVSFQYIPRTVNRDAHILAKGAAVLKLSKKYMASFLTVPKSFQLILIYSLLAELHSPCGADPPYPICTIKTNYTGNRTFHDNLKNLFDSLSSNASSLSVSGFYNTSVGNVPDRVYGLFLCLGFVSQDKCKTCVDDAIQDIQRRCPNNKQASVWEEYCLLRYSDRNFFGKMDDSAPLNQTNPLNITDPHKYSQAVKEMMGELSIRVSNSARLYAVTENNYSESEKLYGLVQCTMDLSNIGCQRCLQIAIGELPDCCYNPLGARLMSRSCYLRYELYNFYEGAIGHKSPSVSTTYGEYFKFYFPVLLWLQP is encoded by the exons ATGGAGGTGGAAGCCATACGAGATGGGTTACTTTTGGCTAGAAGTTTAAATCTGCAGCACATCCTCATCCACTCTGACTCTAGGAGTGTTATTGCTTGCGTAAATAGAGCTACAGCAGCGCCGGATTGGGCTGTACGCTCAATTGTTGATTACATTCGTTCTCTATTGTCATCTTTTGCTAATGTTTCTTTTCAGTATATTCCCAGGACTGTAAATAGGGATGCCCATATTCTAGCAAAAGGGGCTGCAGTTTTGAAGCTTTCTAAG AAATACATGGCTTCTTTCCTAACTGTACCAAAAAGCTTTCAGTTGATCCTGATTTATTCCCTTCTAGCTGAACTTCATAGCCCCTGTGGTGCAGATCCTCCCTATCCTATCTGTACAATTAAAACCAATTACACAGGCAATAGGACATTCCATGATAATCTTAAAAACCTCTTTGATTCCTTATCCTCTAATGCTTcttccctttcagtctcaggctTTTATAACACTAGTGTTGGCAATGTCCCAGACAGAGTGTATGGCCTCTTTCTCTGCTTAGGATTTGTCAGCCAAGACAAATGCAAGACCTGTGTCGACGACGCAATTCAGGACATTCAGAGACGTTGTCCCAATAACAAACAAGCATCAGTGTGGGAAGAATATTGTCTGTTGAGATACTCAGATCGAAATTTCTTTGGGAAGATGGATGACAGTGCACCTCTTAATCAAACAAATCCTTTAAACATTACAGACCCACATAAATATAGCCAAGCTGTGAAAGAGATGATGGGTGAACTCTCTATTCGGGTTTCGAATTCAGCACGCTTATATGCAGTTACAGAAAATAATTATAGTGAATCAGAGAAGCTATATGGTCTTGTGCAGTGTACCATGGACTTATCAAATATTGGTTGCCAAAGATGCCTACAAATTGCCATAGGAGAGCTTCCTGATTGCTGCTATAATCCTCTTGGGGCAAGACTTATGAGTAGGAGCTGCTATTTAAGGTATGAGTTATATAATTTCTATGAAGGAGCAA